One segment of Rosa chinensis cultivar Old Blush chromosome 6, RchiOBHm-V2, whole genome shotgun sequence DNA contains the following:
- the LOC112171954 gene encoding rho-N domain-containing protein 1, chloroplastic, which yields MSQSVHLICSGPSDSKCLPCSGISGRVAPVYPCSSRFNHRFKSQVRVGSLRGAYTGVSFTCRAGSSGRNRNPDFPRQNRQGYSRGRNRRNEERDSFENLEESDLLSAKNGPLLSLPSNTKFGATAAPGPREKEIVELFRKVQAQLRERTAVKEEKKVEPVQGQGKDNGTVDSLLKLLRKHSAEQAKRNSNGVGNKDFMLDQPEKTGRYSERKNTASLDSINSVKDYAEEPTASLSRPASNFRRKSPINRLTYQPIYSEDDEIVNSVQHVNSTDKRKKNYAERVSEPEPEPEPELEIDVESVLEPEPVHHTEFGFEPEAEPVHDTEFGFEPEPEPEPEQEIVQLLEDETSGTEVNVDDDDVDEDKEQLIEQTDLSACKLPELRALAKSRGVKGFSKMKKAELLELLTGGSLD from the exons ATGTCACAGAGCGTTCATCTCATCT GTTCTGGACCATCAGATAGCAAATGTCTACCTTGTTCTGGGATTTCGGGGAGAGTAGCCCCTGTATATCCTTGCTCTTCTCGTTTCAACCATAGATTCAAGTCGCAGGTGAGGGTTGGATCACTAAGAGGTGCTTATACTGGGGTGTCTTTTACGTGCAGAGCAGGTTCTAGTGGTCGTAATAGAAATCCAGACTTCCCAAGGCAAAACAGGCAAGGTTACTCTCGGGGGAGGAACAGgagaaatgaagagagagacAGCTTTGAAAACCTTGAAGAATCTGATTTGCTTTCTGCTAAAAATGGTCCATTGCTCTCCCTCCCTAGTAACACAAAGTTTGGGGCTACTGCAGCCCCTGGTCCCAGAGAAAAAGAGATTGTTGAGCTGTTCAGGAAAGTCCAGGCTCAGCTTCGGGAGAGAACTGCtgttaaagaagaaaagaaggttgAACCCGTGCAAGGGCAAGGTAAAGATAATGGAACTGTGGATTCTCTTCTTAAACTACTAAGGAAACATTCGGCTGAACAGGCAAAGAGAAACAGTAATGGGGTTGGAAACAAAGACTTTATGTTGGACCAACCAGAAAAGACTGGCCGATATAGTGAAAGAAAAAACACGGCTTCTTTGGATTCAATTAACAGTGTGAAGGATTATGCTGAAGAGCCGACTGCCTCTTTGAGCAGGCCCGCATCAAATTTTCGACGCAAGTCGCCTATCAATCGATTGAcatatcaacctatttattcaGAGGATGATGAGATAGTCAATTCGGTGCAGCATGTGAATTCAactgacaaaagaaaaaagaattatgcTGAAAGAGTTTCTGAACCAGAACCTGAGCCAGAGCCAGAGCTTGAGATTGATGTGGAGTCGGTACTTGAGCCTGAGCCTGTTCATCATACTGAGTTTGGATTTGAACCTGAAGCCGAGCCTGTTCATGATACTGAGTTTGGATTTGAACCTGAGCCTGAGCCTGAGCCTGAGCAAGAGATTGTTCAGTTGTTAGAGGATGAGACTTCAGGTACTGAAGTAAAtgtggatgatgatgatgtggaCGAAGACAAAGAGCAACTTATTGAACAGACGGATTTGAGTGCATGTAAGCTGCCAGAATTGAGGGCACTTGCCAAGTCTCGAGGCGTGAAAGGGTTCTCAAAGATGAAGAAGGCCGAGCTTCTGGAGTTGCTAACTGGTGGGAGCTTAGATTGA
- the LOC112171955 gene encoding uncharacterized protein LOC112171955 — protein sequence MVSLSTWFRYIAHKLEYSATISWKNYKRGQITDRELGDAVWKNLFQGKLTYMHWNKGAEMAPSIGEQGGTLLVRKLPAADPRRVFVGDVVVLKDPDNPDNYLVRRLAAIEGYEMLSTDEKDDPFVLEKDECWVLADNETLKAKEANDSRKFGPVSMTDIVGRVIYCLRTAVDHGPVQNSHFSMRKDSPVLEVELDVDEMAKNHKS from the exons ATGGTTTCCCTATCCACCTGGTTCCGATACATAGCCCACAAGCTCGAATATTCTGCCACTATCAGCTGGAAG AACTATAAAAGAGGTCAAATCACAGACAGAGAACTTGGTGATGCTGTTTGGAAAAATTTGTTTCAGGGAAAGTTGACATACATGCATTGGAATAAAGGAGCAGAGATGGCCCCTAGTATAGGGGAACAAGGGGGAACTCTCCTTGTCAGGAAGTTACCAGCTGCAGACCCAAG GCGTGTTTTTGTTGGGGATGTAGTGGTCTTGAAGGACCCTGATAACCCAGATAATTATTTGGTGAGAAGATTGGCTGCCATAGAAGGGTATGAAATGTTGTCTACGGATGAGAAAGATGATCCTTTTGTCCTTGAAAAAGATGAATGCTGGGTTTTGGCTGATAATGAAACTTTGAAGGCAAAG GAAGCCAATGATAGTCGAAAGTTTGGTCCTGTTTCCATGACGGACATAGTTGGTAGAGTCATATATTGCCTACGAACAGCTGTTGATCATGGCCCTGTTCAGAATAG TCATTTTAGCATGAGAAAGGATTCGCCTGTCCTGGAAGTTGAATTGGATGTCGATGAGATGGCAAAAAACCACAAATCCTAA
- the LOC112174597 gene encoding 50S ribosomal protein L10, chloroplastic produces MEATLFNSTPPSPALSLTLPANPFLSLPSPPHRRRLRLPTIRSAISRTKKEETVETIKTNLDNCYLLAGISYKGLTVKQFQDLRKALPDSTKLIVAKNTLVYKAIEGTPWEALKPCMTGMNAWLFVHSEEIPPAIKPYRDFQKERKLENNDFTGAVFEGKFYAPGDFKALETMPTRLEIYAKLLGSLKGPASNLVGTIQAPARELVMTLQAYVQKLEESGGAGQ; encoded by the coding sequence ATGGAAGCCACTCTGTTCAACTCGACGCCCCCATCCCCGGCCTTATCCCTAACCCTACCCGCCAACCCATTCCTCTCCCTCCCGTCCCCTCCCCACCGCCGCCGCCTCCGCCTCCCCACCATCCGCTCCGCCATCTCTCGCACCAAGAAAGAAGAGACCGTCGAAACCATCAAGACCAATCTCGACAACTGCTACCTCCTGGCCGGTATCAGCTACAAAGGCCTCACCGTCAAGCAATTCCAGGACCTCCGCAAAGCCCTACCGGACTCCACCAAGCTCATCGTCGCCAAGAACACTCTCGTCTACAAAGCCATCGAGGGAACCCCCTGGGAGGCTCTCAAGCCTTGCATGACCGGAATGAACGCCTGGCTGTTCGTCCACAGCGAGGAGATCCCGCCGGCCATTAAGCCCTACCGGGATTTCCAGAAGGAACGGAAGCTCGAGAACAACGACTTCACCGGAGCCGTGTTCGAGGGCAAGTTCTACGCCCCCGGAGACTTCAAGGCGCTGGAGACAATGCCGACGAGGCTGGAGATTTATGCCAAGTTGCTTGGCTCCCTCAAGGGGCCGGCGTCCAACCTCGTCGGGACGATTCAGGCGCCGGCGAGGGAGCTGGTCATGACTTTGCAGGCCTATGTGCAGAAATTGGAGGAGAGCGGCGGCGCCGGGCAATAG